A region of Vigna radiata var. radiata cultivar VC1973A chromosome 10, Vradiata_ver6, whole genome shotgun sequence DNA encodes the following proteins:
- the LOC106776048 gene encoding uncharacterized protein LOC106776048 isoform X1, producing METSESFSRLILSWSLEDILNNDLYIDKVKQIPKTFLSVAHYLKSFTFPLIEETRTDLCSSMKMLSEAPVYEITDIAFSENYKPPHDLLYQIEMKAVVDSDRKGDICEPEIGQLFTLTNTRLKCIDDLNKRGNSYLLGLIRKVRKKKDEEDVYEVQILASKPIKLEMYWQEDGTYVYGIYGFAAYLINITTNMRIWNALNSDPEGPDIHVIKQLLQPDPAVGGNCAQCFSSERYTIDVSNIGAVIRSFDLNKAQEEGVLSCLAARACSHKNTVKLIWGPPGTGKTKTVGSLLFALLKRKCRTLTCAPTNVAVLEVISRFLRLVMDSIDYHTYGLGDIVLFGNRKRMGVDDRDDLLDIFLDYRVNILARCFAPLSGWKHHLELVIRLLEIPEEQYHEYLKCEEKRDYVINDDVCLKEENDVIASQQTNPEKINMSQDPKIWKQNEWMKIINRTLRENRLSFKEANKSKYDKQEMKDILFHENKVETLTFRDFFTKKLNYIRRRMRTFAVDMCTHLPTSFISLRVVKSLFECLDWLKVLVEVLSNNSITDHEFKDAISISTVDQSIASCCTWQSKLCITRKECLKMLRSLLNILVLPDFSDEYSIKNFCLRRSRMLFCTAASSARLHAVEHCRLEMLVIDEAAQLKECESNIPLQLPGIRHVVLIGDEKQLPALVKSEISGKAGFGRSLFERLVLLGHEKHLLNIQYRMHPSISLFPNMEFYDKQILDSPRVKERSYEKHFICGDMFKLYSFINVAYGQDELDEGNSRKNRVEVAVVSEIVFELYKESVSRTRTVSVGVISPYKAQVIAIQDAIGKRIGGDVDHNFSVKVCTVDGFQGGEEDVIIISTVRYNNMGFVGFISNLQRTNVALTRARYCLWIVGNGETLMNSGSIWERIVLDARSRGCYHNADEDDRLSHAITNSIIDLGQVGDLLHLSSPLFRKARWKVCFNQSFLISMARIKSSEICQKICSLLRQLSSGWRQPKREINLGVVDDISSQLLELYKVNESLYLVWTIDIIKDNSNYVQVLKIWDVLPLSEVTNLAKNIDISYRSYSADILRCCKTRCYDGKFDIPGTWLASSNHLTNNNLPDPMQVLCNQFSSLGLRNIN from the exons ATGGAAACGAGTGAGAGCTTTTCGAGATTGATATTATCTTGGTCTCTTGAGGATATACTCAACAATGATCTTTACATAGACAAG GTGAAGCAAATTCCAAAGACATTCTTGTCCGTAGCTCACTATTTGAAATCATTTACTTTTCCACTTATTGAGGAAACTCGTACAGATTTATGCTCAAGCATGAAGATGTTGTCAGAGGCTCCAGTGTATGAAATAACCGACATTgctttttctgaaaattataAACCTCCTCATGATTTGTTATACCAGATAGAAATGAAAGCAGTGGTAGATAGTGATAGAAAAGGGGATATATGTGAGCCTGAGATTGGACAACTTTTTACTTTGACCAATACAAGGCTAAAATGCATAGATGATTTGAACAAGCGTGGAAATTCCTATCTTCTTGGTTTAATTAGGAAggttagaaagaaaaaagacgAGGAAGATGTTTATGAGGTTCAAATACTAGCTTCAAAGCCCATTAAATTGGAAATGTACTGGCAGGAGGATGGCACATATGTATATGGCATATATGGTTTTGCTGCCTATCTTATTAATATAACAACAAATATGCGTATATGGAATGCACTAAACTCAGATCCAGAGGGTCCAGATATCCATGTGATCAAACAACTGCTCCAACCCGATCCTGCT GTTGGGGGAAATTGTGCTCAATGTTTCTCTAGTGAAAGGTACACTATTGATGTGTCAAATATTGGTGCTGTTATTCGATCGTTTGATTTGAACAAAGCTCAAGAAGAGGGAGTTTTAAGTTGTTTAGCTGCAAGGGCGTGCTCTCACAAAAATACTGTGAAATTGATTTGGGGCCCTCCAGGGACTGGGAAAACAAAAACAGTTGGCTCATTACTATTTGCCCTCCTCAAGAGGAAATGCAGAACACTTACTTGTGCCCCAACTAATGTGGCTGTGCTGGAAGTGATTTCCAGGTTTCTTAGGCTAGTGATGGACTCCATTGATTATCACACTTATGGTCTTGGAGACATAGTGTTATTTGGCAATCGAAAGCGGATGGGTGTTGATGATCGAGATGATCTTCTTGATATATTTCTTGATTACCGTGTAAATATTCTTGCCAGGTGCTTTGCACCCTTGTCTGGTTGGAAACATCATTTAGAACTGGTAATTCGGTTACTTGAAATCCCTGAAGAGCAGTATCATGAATATTTAAAGTGTGAGGAAAAGAGGGATTATGTGATCAATGATGATGTCTGCTTGAAAGAAGAGAATGATGTAATTGCAAGTCAACAAACAAATccagagaaaataaatatgtcCCAGGACCCCAAGATTTGGAAGCAAAATGAGtggatgaaaataattaatagaacTTTAAGAGAAAACAGATTGTCTTTTAAAGAGGcaaacaaaagcaaatatgATAAGCAGGAGATGAAGGATATTCTTTTCCATGAGAACAAAGTAGAAACTTTGACATTTCGtgattttttcacaaaaaaattgaattacattAGGAGGCGGATGAGGACATTTGCAGTGGATATGTGTACTCATTTGCCaacttcttttatttcattaagaGTGGTCAAGAGTTTATTTGAATGTCTTGATTGGCTTAAAGTCCTTGTAGAAGTGTTATCAAACAATTCCATTACTGATCACGAATTTAAAGATGCCATTTCTATATCTACTGTTGATCAAAGTATAGCTAGTTGCTGTACTTGGCAGTCTAAGTTGTGTATAACCAGGAAAGAATGCCTTAAAATGTTGAGATCTCTTCTAAATATCTTAGTTCTTCCTGATTTTAGTGATGaatattcaatcaaaaacttTTGTCTCAGAAGATCTCGCATGCTTTTTTGTACTGCTGCGAGTTCTGCTAGATTGCATGCAGTAGAACACTGTAGACTAGAAATGTTAGTTATCGATGAAGCTGCTCAACTCAAAGAATGTGAGTCAAATATACCTTTACAACTTCCTGGTATTCGTCATGTTGTACTTATTGGAGACGAGAAACAGTTGCCTGCCCTTGTCAAAAGTGAG ATTTCCGGCAAGGCAGGGTTCGGAAGAAGTTTGTTTGAAAGGCTGGTCCTCTTGGGTCATGAAAAACACCTTCTCAATATTCAGTATAGAATGCATCCATCCATTAGCTTGTTTCCAAATATGGAATTCTATGACAAACAGATTTTGGATTCTCCAAGGGTCAAAGAAAGAAGCTATGAGAAGCATTTTATATGTGGTGATATGTTTAAGCTCTACTCTTTCATAAATGTTGCTTATGGACAAGATGAATTAGATGAAGGGAATAGCCGAAAAAATAGGGTGGAAGTAGCTGTGGTATCTGAGATTGTTTTTGAACTCTACAAAG AATCAGTTTCTAGAACACGGACTGTTAGTGTTGGTGTTATATCTCCATATAAGGCTCAGGTTATTGCCATACAAGATGCTATTGGAAAAAGGATTGGTGGTGATGTTGATCATAACTTTTCCGTGAAGGTTTGCACTGTTGATGGTTTCCAAGGTGGTGAAGAGGATGTGATAATAATATCCACTGTAAGATATAATAATATGGGATTTGTGGGTTTTATTTCTAATCTTCAAAGAACTAATGTTGCTTTAACAAGAGCAAG GTATTGTCTTTGGATAGTAGGTAATGGGGAAACTTTGATGAATAGTGGCTCTATTTGGGAGAGAATAGTCCTTGATGCTAGGTCCCGAGGGTGTTATCATAATGCTGACGAGGATGATAGATTATCTCATGCTATTACAAATTCCATTATTGATCTTGGTCAAGTTGGTGATCTATTGCATTTGAGTTCTCCACTCTTCAGGAAAGCAAGGTGGAAG GTTTGCTTCAATCAAAGTTTTCTAATCTCTATGGCAAGAATTAAGAGCTCTGAGATTTGCCAGAAAATATGCTCCCTGCTGAGGCAACTTTCAAGTGGTTGGCGTCAGCCTAAACGGGAAATAAATCTTGGAGTTGTGGATGATATTTCTTCCCAACTATTGGAGCTGTACAAGGTCAATGAGTCACTTTATCTTGTTTGGACCATCGATATTATAAAGGACAACTCAAATTATGTTCAAGTTTTGAAGATTTGGGATGTTTTGCCATTGTCTGAGGTAACCAATTTGGCAAAGAATATTGACATTTCATACAGGAGTTATTCCGCTGATATTCTTAGATGCTGCAAAACCAGATGTTATGATGG
- the LOC106775289 gene encoding uncharacterized serine-rich protein C215.13, with the protein MEQAQKKEPLHVYHDDVLDVVGSFSSSSSSYSSTSPSVSEISSGSSSLECDSFEEVTSPPSSSPSSSSSSVDHHQLVVMPDPLSDMSSIFQQLPIKRGLSKFYQGKSQSFTSLTNVRSLEDLAKPEKPYNKRLKSCKSYGGGLAEKEGVSKKGMMHSASSRASCSSFNARKGSATNFIGSRPPIPPHRSTTTNTIHNQTVLFA; encoded by the exons ATGGAGCAAGCCCAGAAGAAAGAACCACTTCATGTGTACCATGATGACGTTCTTGATGTTGTTGggtctttctcttcttcttcttcttcatactCTTCAACATCACCCTCTGTTTCTGAAATTTCTAGTGGGTCATCATCATTGGAATGTGACTCTTTTGAAGAGGTGACATCCCCTCCCTCTTCttctccatcatcatcatcatcctcggTTGATCATCATCAACTTGTAGTTATGCCTGATCCATTGAGTGATATGTCTTCTATCTTTCAACAACTCCCCATCAA GAGGGGGTTATCAAAATTCTACCAGGGAAAGTCACAGTCTTTCACTTCGCTAACAAATGTGAGGAGCTTGGAGGATCTTGCAAAGCCAGAGAAGCCTTACAACAAGAGGTTGAAGTCTTGCAAGAGCTATGGAGGAGGGTTGGCTGAGAAGGAAGGGGTTTCGAAGAAGGGAATGATGCATTCAGCAAGTTCAAGAGCTTCATGTTCTTCTTTCAATGCAAGAAAAGGAAGTGCCACTAACTTCATAGGTAGTAGGCCACCAATTCCTCCTCATAGATCAACCACCACTAACACCATTCATAATCAAACTGTGCTGTTTGCATGA
- the LOC106776048 gene encoding uncharacterized protein LOC106776048 isoform X2, translating to METSESFSRLILSWSLEDILNNDLYIDKVKQIPKTFLSVAHYLKSFTFPLIEETRTDLCSSMKMLSEAPVYEITDIAFSENYKPPHDLLYQIEMKAVVDSDRKGDICEPEIGQLFTLTNTRLKCIDDLNKRGNSYLLGLIRKVRKKKDEEDVYEVQILASKPIKLEMYWQEDGTYVYGIYGFAAYLINITTNMRIWNALNSDPEGPDIHVIKQLLQPDPAVGGNCAQCFSSERYTIDVSNIGAVIRSFDLNKAQEEGVLSCLAARACSHKNTVKLIWGPPGTGKTKTVGSLLFALLKRKCRTLTCAPTNVAVLEVISRFLRLVMDSIDYHTYGLGDIVLFGNRKRMGVDDRDDLLDIFLDYRVNILARCFAPLSGWKHHLELVIRLLEIPEEQYHEYLKCEEKRDYVINDDVCLKEENDVIASQQTNPEKINMSQDPKIWKQNEWMKIINRTLRENRLSFKEANKSKYDKQEMKDILFHENKVETLTFRDFFTKKLNYIRRRMRTFAVDMCTHLPTSFISLRVVKSLFECLDWLKVLVEVLSNNSITDHEFKDAISISTVDQSIASCCTWQSKLCITRKECLKMLRSLLNILVLPDFSDEYSIKNFCLRRSRMLFCTAASSARLHAVEHCRLEMLVIDEAAQLKECESNIPLQLPGIRHVVLIGDEKQLPALVKSEISGKAGFGRSLFERLVLLGHEKHLLNIQYRMHPSISLFPNMEFYDKQILDSPRVKERSYEKHFICGDMFKLYSFINVAYGQDELDEGNSRKNRVEVAVVSEIVFELYKESVSRTRTVSVGVISPYKAQVIAIQDAIGKRIGGDVDHNFSVKVCTVDGFQGGEEDVIIISTVRYNNMGFVGFISNLQRTNVALTRARYCLWIVGNGETLMNSGSIWERIVLDARSRGCYHNADEDDRLSHAITNSIIDLGQVGDLLHLSSPLFRKARWKVCFNQSFLISMARIKSSEICQKICSLLRQLSSGWRQPKREINLGVVDDISSQLLELYKVNESLYLVWTIDIIKDNSNYVQVLKIWDVLPLSEEI from the exons ATGGAAACGAGTGAGAGCTTTTCGAGATTGATATTATCTTGGTCTCTTGAGGATATACTCAACAATGATCTTTACATAGACAAG GTGAAGCAAATTCCAAAGACATTCTTGTCCGTAGCTCACTATTTGAAATCATTTACTTTTCCACTTATTGAGGAAACTCGTACAGATTTATGCTCAAGCATGAAGATGTTGTCAGAGGCTCCAGTGTATGAAATAACCGACATTgctttttctgaaaattataAACCTCCTCATGATTTGTTATACCAGATAGAAATGAAAGCAGTGGTAGATAGTGATAGAAAAGGGGATATATGTGAGCCTGAGATTGGACAACTTTTTACTTTGACCAATACAAGGCTAAAATGCATAGATGATTTGAACAAGCGTGGAAATTCCTATCTTCTTGGTTTAATTAGGAAggttagaaagaaaaaagacgAGGAAGATGTTTATGAGGTTCAAATACTAGCTTCAAAGCCCATTAAATTGGAAATGTACTGGCAGGAGGATGGCACATATGTATATGGCATATATGGTTTTGCTGCCTATCTTATTAATATAACAACAAATATGCGTATATGGAATGCACTAAACTCAGATCCAGAGGGTCCAGATATCCATGTGATCAAACAACTGCTCCAACCCGATCCTGCT GTTGGGGGAAATTGTGCTCAATGTTTCTCTAGTGAAAGGTACACTATTGATGTGTCAAATATTGGTGCTGTTATTCGATCGTTTGATTTGAACAAAGCTCAAGAAGAGGGAGTTTTAAGTTGTTTAGCTGCAAGGGCGTGCTCTCACAAAAATACTGTGAAATTGATTTGGGGCCCTCCAGGGACTGGGAAAACAAAAACAGTTGGCTCATTACTATTTGCCCTCCTCAAGAGGAAATGCAGAACACTTACTTGTGCCCCAACTAATGTGGCTGTGCTGGAAGTGATTTCCAGGTTTCTTAGGCTAGTGATGGACTCCATTGATTATCACACTTATGGTCTTGGAGACATAGTGTTATTTGGCAATCGAAAGCGGATGGGTGTTGATGATCGAGATGATCTTCTTGATATATTTCTTGATTACCGTGTAAATATTCTTGCCAGGTGCTTTGCACCCTTGTCTGGTTGGAAACATCATTTAGAACTGGTAATTCGGTTACTTGAAATCCCTGAAGAGCAGTATCATGAATATTTAAAGTGTGAGGAAAAGAGGGATTATGTGATCAATGATGATGTCTGCTTGAAAGAAGAGAATGATGTAATTGCAAGTCAACAAACAAATccagagaaaataaatatgtcCCAGGACCCCAAGATTTGGAAGCAAAATGAGtggatgaaaataattaatagaacTTTAAGAGAAAACAGATTGTCTTTTAAAGAGGcaaacaaaagcaaatatgATAAGCAGGAGATGAAGGATATTCTTTTCCATGAGAACAAAGTAGAAACTTTGACATTTCGtgattttttcacaaaaaaattgaattacattAGGAGGCGGATGAGGACATTTGCAGTGGATATGTGTACTCATTTGCCaacttcttttatttcattaagaGTGGTCAAGAGTTTATTTGAATGTCTTGATTGGCTTAAAGTCCTTGTAGAAGTGTTATCAAACAATTCCATTACTGATCACGAATTTAAAGATGCCATTTCTATATCTACTGTTGATCAAAGTATAGCTAGTTGCTGTACTTGGCAGTCTAAGTTGTGTATAACCAGGAAAGAATGCCTTAAAATGTTGAGATCTCTTCTAAATATCTTAGTTCTTCCTGATTTTAGTGATGaatattcaatcaaaaacttTTGTCTCAGAAGATCTCGCATGCTTTTTTGTACTGCTGCGAGTTCTGCTAGATTGCATGCAGTAGAACACTGTAGACTAGAAATGTTAGTTATCGATGAAGCTGCTCAACTCAAAGAATGTGAGTCAAATATACCTTTACAACTTCCTGGTATTCGTCATGTTGTACTTATTGGAGACGAGAAACAGTTGCCTGCCCTTGTCAAAAGTGAG ATTTCCGGCAAGGCAGGGTTCGGAAGAAGTTTGTTTGAAAGGCTGGTCCTCTTGGGTCATGAAAAACACCTTCTCAATATTCAGTATAGAATGCATCCATCCATTAGCTTGTTTCCAAATATGGAATTCTATGACAAACAGATTTTGGATTCTCCAAGGGTCAAAGAAAGAAGCTATGAGAAGCATTTTATATGTGGTGATATGTTTAAGCTCTACTCTTTCATAAATGTTGCTTATGGACAAGATGAATTAGATGAAGGGAATAGCCGAAAAAATAGGGTGGAAGTAGCTGTGGTATCTGAGATTGTTTTTGAACTCTACAAAG AATCAGTTTCTAGAACACGGACTGTTAGTGTTGGTGTTATATCTCCATATAAGGCTCAGGTTATTGCCATACAAGATGCTATTGGAAAAAGGATTGGTGGTGATGTTGATCATAACTTTTCCGTGAAGGTTTGCACTGTTGATGGTTTCCAAGGTGGTGAAGAGGATGTGATAATAATATCCACTGTAAGATATAATAATATGGGATTTGTGGGTTTTATTTCTAATCTTCAAAGAACTAATGTTGCTTTAACAAGAGCAAG GTATTGTCTTTGGATAGTAGGTAATGGGGAAACTTTGATGAATAGTGGCTCTATTTGGGAGAGAATAGTCCTTGATGCTAGGTCCCGAGGGTGTTATCATAATGCTGACGAGGATGATAGATTATCTCATGCTATTACAAATTCCATTATTGATCTTGGTCAAGTTGGTGATCTATTGCATTTGAGTTCTCCACTCTTCAGGAAAGCAAGGTGGAAG GTTTGCTTCAATCAAAGTTTTCTAATCTCTATGGCAAGAATTAAGAGCTCTGAGATTTGCCAGAAAATATGCTCCCTGCTGAGGCAACTTTCAAGTGGTTGGCGTCAGCCTAAACGGGAAATAAATCTTGGAGTTGTGGATGATATTTCTTCCCAACTATTGGAGCTGTACAAGGTCAATGAGTCACTTTATCTTGTTTGGACCATCGATATTATAAAGGACAACTCAAATTATGTTCAAGTTTTGAAGATTTGGGATGTTTTGCCATTGTCTGAG
- the LOC106775236 gene encoding CASP-like protein 2A2, with protein MEKTNVVEGSRSPMQMKMGDELEGNTNTLRTAETFLRLLPVGLCVSALVLMLKNSQQNQYGSVDYTDLGAFKYLVHANGICAGYSLFSAVIAAMPRPSTMPRAWTFFLLDQVLTYIVLAAGAVSTEVLYLAENGNTATTWSSACGSFGRFCNKVTASITITFVAVLCYVLLSLISSYKLFTKYDAPAACRPTAPIEVAAFPG; from the exons ATGGAGAAAACAAATGTTGTGGAAGGTTCAAGATCTCCCATGCAGATGAAGATGGGAGATGAATTGGAAGGCAACACCAACACCCTTCGCACTGCCGAAACCTTCCTGCGGTTGCTTCCTGTTGGTCTTTGTGTTTCTGCACTTGTTCTCATGCTTAAGAACTCTCAGCAAAATCAATATGGCTCTGTTGATTACACTGACCTTGGAGCTTTCAA GTATCTGGTGCATGCCAATGGAATTTGCGCAGGTTACTCTCTATTTTCAGCTGTTATTGCTGCTATGCCACGCCCTTCCACTATGCCTCGtgcttggactttctttttgcTTGATCAG GTGCTAACATACATAGTTCTAGCTGCTGGAGCAGTGTCAACTGAGGTTTTGTACCTAGCTGAGAATGGAAACACTGCCACAACATGGAGCTCAGCTTGTGGATCATTTGGTCGATTCTGTAACAAGGTGACAGCATCAATTACGATCACATTTGTGGCAGTGCTTTGCTATGTGTTGCTTTCTCTCATTTCCTCTTACAAGCTGTTCACCAAGTATGATGCACCAGCAGCATGCAGACCAACTGCACCAATTGAGGTTGCTGCTTTCCCTGGCTGA
- the LOC106775779 gene encoding uncharacterized protein At5g08430: MVKKKKTRTEDTEDWCFMCKDGGLLMVCDHGGCRKAYHPLCVGKDDSFLENGSEWTCSSHFCSLCHKVSKFKCFCCPKATCGKCFYDADFAIVKGNKGFCSHCLKLALLIEDDAGIDSDGELVDFKDQATYEFLFSEYYKSIREEEGLNSKHVHSAHRFFKNGKSKCDLDPDEIGVEEDDTCNSEDVSNYMVSDCDDLSDTAGSKSGRTKKGMGKLKSMKESGKDKKKEFIGWGSRSLIEFLEYIGQDTSNEFSEQDVTSIIIKYCRENNLFDPKKKRKIHCDARLISLLRRKSVNKNRMQNLLAPHFAENCQEMDDIISSSEDRDYNEPSNLSRKRKSISCTKSDNVDIVSEGHQSCFAAIVSSNLKLVYLKRSLVDELSKQPQTFDGKVLGSFVRIKTDPNDYLQKNSHLLVQVVGINRSLNNDEINKEIMLQLSNVPKSVPISKISDDDFSEEECRDLYQRMRNGLLKQPTVLDLEQKARSLHEDIIKHWIPRKLVLLQNLIDRANEKGWRRELSEYLDEKLKLETQFEQSRLLNDIPKVIPEIVDATLSPDGSPDKLEQSGLSELASGLTWNSVGQYSKHIGFAHCLNNTIDAAGPKSPVKEDQEGTTFPVASTASQDKDTSQKNMPQSSTSKAR, encoded by the exons atggtgaagaagaagaagacaaggACCGAGGATACTGAGGATTGGTGTTTTATGTGCAAGGATGGAGGATTATTAATGGTCTGTGACCATGG GGGTTGCCGGAAAGCTTATCATCCTCTTTGCGTGGGTAAAGATGATTCCTTTTTGGAGAATGGAAGTGAATGGACTTGTA GTTCACATTTTTGCTCTCTCTGCCATAAAGTGTCCAAGTTTAAGTGCTTTTGCTGCCCAAAAGCTACTTGTGGGAAATGCTTTTATGATGCTGACTTTGCTATTGTCAAAGGGAACAAAGGATTTTGCAGTCACTGCTTAAAACTTGCTCTTCTAATAGAAGATGATGCTGGCATTGATTCTGATGGG GAATTGGTAGATTTCAAAGATCAAGCTACATATGAATTCTTATTTTCAGAATATTATAAAAGCATCAGAGAAGAAGAAGGGCTGAACTCTAAACATGTACACTCTGCCCATAGATTTTTTAAGAATGGCAAAAGCAAATGTGACTTGGATCCAGATGAAATAGGTGTAGAGGAAGATGACACTTGTAATTCTGAAGACGTGAGTAACTATATGGTTTCTGATTGTGATGACCTGAGTGACACAGCAGGATCAAAGTCCGGGAGGACAAAGAAGGGTATGGGAAAGttaaaatcaatgaaagaaagtgggaaagataagaaaaaagaatttattggATGGGGTTCGAGAAGTCTCATAGAATTTCTTGAATATATAGGCCAGGACACGAGCAATGAATTTTCTGAACAGGATGTCACTTCAATCATTATTAAGTACTGCAGAGAAAACAATCTTTTTGACcctaagaaaaagagaaagatacaTTGCGATGCGCGGTTGATATCCTTACTGCGGAGGAAATCGGTAAACAAAAACAGGATGCAGAATCTTCTGGCACCACACTTTGCTGAGAATTGTCAAGAAATGGATGATATTATTAGCAGTTCTGAAGATAGGGATTACAATGAACCATCCAACTTGTCAAGAAAGAGAAAATCGATTTCATGTACAAAATCTGATAATGTGGATATAGTTTCTGAAGGGCATCAAAGCTGTTTTGCAGCCATAGTTAGTTCGAACCTCAAGCTTGTCTACTTGAAGAGGAGTTTAGTGGATGAACTTTCAAAGCAACCACAAACTTTTGATGGCAAAGTGCTAGGAAGTTTTGTAAGAATCAAAACTGATCCGAATGACTATTTGCAGAAGAATTCACATTTGCTTGTGCAAGTTGTTG GAATAAACAGATCTTTAAACAATGATGAAATCAACAAGGAAATTATGCTTCAACTTTCTAATGTGCCGAAAAGTGTACCTATCTCCAAAATTTCAGATGATGACTTTTCTGAG GAGGAATGTCGAGATCTGTATCAGAGAATGAGAAACGGTCTGCTCAAACAGCCTACCGTG CTGGATCTTGAGCAGAAAGCTAGAAGTCTACATGAAGATATAATAAAGCAT TGGATCCCAAGGAAGTTAGTATTATTACAAAACCTGATTGATCGGGCAAATGAAAAGGGATGGAGGAGAGA ACTTTCTGAGTACTTAGATGAAAAGCTGAAGCTTGAGACACAGTTCGAGCAATCACGTTTGTTAAATGACATTCCGAAAGTAATTCCTGAAATAGTTGATGCCACCCTATCCCCGGACGGTTCCCCTGATAAACTTGAGCAAAGCGGCTTGTCAGAATTAGCCAGTGGACTGACTTGGAACTCTGTCGGACAGTATTCCAAACACATTGGTTTTGCTCATTGCCTAAATAATACAATAGATGCTGCAG GTCCAAAATCTCCAGTGAAGGAAGACCAAGAGGGCACAACCTTTCCTGTTGCCAGTACTGCTTCCCAAGATAAAGACACTTCTCAAAAGAATATGCCTCAATCTTCTACCTCAAAAGCAAGGTAA
- the LOC106775495 gene encoding COX assembly mitochondrial protein 2 homolog — protein sequence MHPPLTLHKHPMCAEIIEQFQKCHVEHPIAKFFGECTDLKIKLDRCFREEKALKRKANFEESKKLKEQLRILRKENAASSSQ from the exons ATGCACCCTCCTTTAACATTGCACAAACACCCAATGTGCGCTGAA ATTATTGAGCAGTTTCAAAAGTGTCATGTAGAACATCCAATTGCCAAATTCTTTGGCGAATGTactgatttgaaaataaaattggatCGCTGTTTCAGAGAAGAG AAAGCTTTGAAGCGGAAGGCTAATTTTGAAGAGAGCAAAAAGTTAAAGGAACAATTGCGAATTTTGAGGAAAGAAAATGCTGCAAGCAGCAGTCAATAG